A single window of Anopheles moucheti chromosome 2, idAnoMoucSN_F20_07, whole genome shotgun sequence DNA harbors:
- the LOC128299016 gene encoding 60S ribosomal protein L18a — MKAKGVLKEYQVIGRKLPSEKEKNPPLFKMHIFAPDHIVAKSRFWYFLRQLRKFKKATGEIVSVKRIMEKTPLKVKNFGIWLRYDSRSGTHNMYREYRDLTIGGAVTQCYSDMASRHRARAHSIQIIKVEAIAASKTRRAHIKQFHNTKIRFPLVQRYHHKRYRKLFSYRRPVTFFQ; from the exons ATGAAAGCTAAAGGAGTG CTGAAAGAATACCAGGTGATCGGGCGCAAGCTGCCCTCGGAGAAGGAGAAGAATCCTCCGCTGTTCAAGATGCACATCTTCGCTCCGGACCACATTGTGGCCAAGTCGCGCTTCTGGTACTTCCTGCGTCAGCTGCGCAAGTTCAAGAAGGCCACCGGTGAGATCGTGTCGGTGAAGCGCATCATGGAGAAGACACCGCTGAAGGTGAAGAACTTCGGCATCTGGTTGCGTTACGATTCGCGTTCCGGTACGCACAACATGTACCGCGAGTACCGTGACCTGACTATTGGTGGTGCCGTCACGCAGTGCTACAGTGACATGGCTTCGCGCCATCGTGCCCGTGCCCACTCGATCCAG ATCATCAAGGTGGAGGCGATCGCTGCGTCCAAGACGCGTCGTGCACACATCAAGCAGTTCCACAACACCAAGATCCGATTCCCGCTGGTGCAGCGATACCACCACAAGCGCTACCGGAAGCTGTTCTCTTACCGCCGCCCGGTCACCTTCTTCCAGTAA